A genomic region of Trifolium pratense cultivar HEN17-A07 linkage group LG3, ARS_RC_1.1, whole genome shotgun sequence contains the following coding sequences:
- the LOC123914822 gene encoding uncharacterized protein LOC123914822 has translation MGLDDNAWCAYHRCRGHSTEKCFRLRDLIEELIKSGHLRKFIDDAAQGRVVVPKVPRQEPRDPPGPNREPPKGRISVNTIAGGFSGGGESSSARKRYVRRAISEIYLVSQPQPLDVPDLAFTAKDGLEVAPHDDDPLVIQVQILNCDLKRVLIDSGSSADIMYWEAFKAMQLAEEQLQPYSGTLVGFSGEQVDVRGTPPFLPRLEKAATPKLSKCDIW, from the coding sequence ATGGGGCTGGACGATAACGCCTGGTGCGCATATCACAGGTGTAGAGGTCACTCCACAGAAAAATGCTTCCGCTTAAGAGATTTAATCGAAGAGCTGATAAAAAGCGGACACCTTCGCAAATTCATTGACGACGCCGCCCAAGGGCGGGTTGTCGTGCCAAAAGTCCCCCGACAGGAGCCACGGGACCCTCCTGGGCCAAATAGAGAGCCTCCCAAGGGGAGAATCTCCGTGAATACAATAGCAGGAGGATTCTCAGGCGGGGGCgaatcaagctcagcaaggaaaaggTATGTACGCCGAGCCATCTCGGAAATATACCTCGTAAGTCAACCCCAGCCATTAGACGTACCAGATTTGGCGTTCACTGCAAAGGATGGGTTGGAGGTAGCACCTCATGACGATGATCCATTagtgatacaagtccaaattttgaactgtgaCCTAAAAAGAGTACTGATAGACTCAGGGAGTTCAGCGGAcattatgtactgggaagctttcaaggccatgcaattagcagAAGAGCAATTGCAACCATACTCCGGAACCCTGGTTGGGTTCTCTGGCGAACAAGTGGACGTAAGGGGTACGCCTCCCTTCTTACCACGTTTGGAGAAGGCAGCAACGCCAAAACTATCAAAGTGCGATATCTGgtag
- the LOC123917740 gene encoding nucleolin 1 translates to MAKSSKKSATKVEDAPVVVSPAKSGKKGKRQAEEEAKAVSAKKQKLEEVKQKKEAELKKVKEESSSDESSDESEDEKPVAPAKKTPAKNGDVKKAPKPVSSSSSEESEDSSDEEASVKKPTKVEAAKVTKVVPKEESSDDSESDDDSSEDEKPAVKAVASKNVSAPAKKEASSSDDSSDEDSDEDEAPKPKAAPAAAKNGSVPAKKPAESSDSDSSESDSDDDKNKKKPATTVPKTESSDDDSSEDSSDEEDTKPTKPAATPKAAAAAKEDSSSDEDSSSDEDTETGKSNGNKKTVAAVKTQDKMEVDDDSDSSDDSEEESDEEPAKTPQKKVVKDVEMVDANKSAKKAPATPATPNQSGGSKTLFCGNLSFSVQRADIENFFGEDVVDVRLANDEDGRFKGFGHVEFATAEAAQSALELNGQELLQRAIRLDLARERGAYTPNANSNYSAQSGGRSQTIFVKGFDSNLGEDEIRSKLEEHFGSCGEVTRVSIPKDFDSGYVKGFAYMDFKDSDSMSKALELSGSELGGYALTVDEAKPRDSQGSGSRGGPAGRRGRFSSGRGDSGRGRFGSGRGDSGRGRFGGRDSGRRGRGIGRTGFNKPEGTKKTFADD, encoded by the exons GTTGAAGATGCTCCCGTTGTTGTTTCTCCAGCCAAGTCTGGAAAGAAAG GCAAGAGGCAGGCTGAGGAAGAAGCTAAGGCAGTGAGTGCAAAGAAGCAAAAGCTAGAAGAGGTTAAGCAAAAGAAGGAGGCTGAGTTGAAGAAGGTTAAGGAAGAAAGTAGTTCAGATGAATCCTCTGATGAGTCTGAGGACGAG AAACCGGTCGCTCCCGCAAAAAAGACCCCAGCCAAAAATGGGGATGTGAAGAAAGCCCCCAAGCCAGTTTCTAGTTCCAGCTCAGAGGAGTCTGAAGACTCTTCTGATGAGGAAGCTAGTGTAAAGAAGCCAACTAAAGTAGAGGCTGCTAAGGTTACTAAGGTGGTGCCAAAGGAGGAAAGTTCTGACGATTCAGAGTCAGATGATGATTCATCTGAAGATGAG AAACCTGCAGTAAAAGCTGTTGCTTCTAAAAATGTGAGTGCCCCAGCAAAGAAAGAAGCTAGTTCTTCTGATGATTCTTCCGATGAAGACTCTGATGAAGATGAA GCTCCAAAACCAAAGGCTGCCCCTGCTGCAGCCAAGAACGGATCTGTTCCTGCAAAGAAGCCTGCTGAAAGCTCTGACTCTGACAGCTCAGAGTCTGATTCTGATGATGACAAG AACAAGAAAAAACCTGCAACTACTGTTCCCAAAACTGAAAGCTCAGATGATGATTCAAGTGAGGACAGCTCTGATGAAGAG GATACAAAGCCTACAAAGCCTGCTGCAACTCCTAAGGCTGCTGCAGCTGCGAAGGAAGATAGCTCTTCTGATGAAGATAGCAGCTCTGACGAAGACACT GAAACCGGAAAATCTAATGGAAACAAGAAAACTGTGGCTGCTGTGAAGACACAG GATAAAATGGAAGTTGATGATGACAGTGATAGTTCTGACGACAGTGAGGAGGAGAGTGACGAAGAACCCGCCAAAACTCCCCAGAAAAAG GTTGTCAAAGATGTGGAGATGGTTGATGCTAACAAATCTGCAAAAAAAGCT CCTGCTACCCCAGCTACACCCAATCAGAGTGGCGGTTCAAAGACATTGTTTTGTGGAAACTTGTCATTTAGTGTGCAGCGAGCTGATAT AGAAAATTTCTTCGGTGAAGACGTTGTTGATGTCCGTCTTGCTAATGATGAGGATGGAAGGTTTAAAGGATTTGGACATGTTGAGTTTGCAACTGCAGAGGCAGCCCAAAGT GCACTTGAGTTGAATGGGCAAGAATTGTTGCAACGTGCCATCCGACTTGATTTAGCTCGGGAGAGGGGGGCTTATACTCCTAATGCTAACAG CAACTACTCAGCTCAAAGTGGTGGAAGATCTCAAACAATATTTGTCAAAGGTTTTGATAGTAATCTAGGGGAGGATGAG ATAAGATCAAAATTGGAAGAACATTTTGGTTCCTGTGGGGAAGTTACAAGGGTGTCAATCCCCAAAGATTTTGACTCTGGTTATGTCAAGGG GTTTGCATACATGGACTTCAAAGATTCTGACAGCATGAGCAAAGCTCTAGAACTCAGTGGGAGTGAACTTGGAGGTTATGCTTTGACAGTGGATGAAGCCAAACCTAGAGATAGTCAAGGTTCTGGGAGTAGAGGAGGTCCTGCTGGAAGGCGTGGTCGCTTTAGTAGTGGAAGGGGGGATAGTGGAAGAGGTCGATTTGGTAGCGGAAGGGGGGATAGCGGAAGAGGTCGATTTGGTGGAAGGGATAGTGGCCGTAGAGGTCGAGGAATAGGTCGTACTGGATTCAACAAACCAGAAG GAACGAAGAAAACTTTTGCTGATGACTAG